One Ruficoccus amylovorans genomic window carries:
- a CDS encoding efflux RND transporter periplasmic adaptor subunit, which produces MNKTLPLCLTVCAALAVLLTGCGRENEFVAPPPPPVELALPYQGEVTVYTPVAGQTRARDTVEIRARVKGYLQTVDFEPGTMVEEGKLLFTIEPELYEAALQSAQGQLASAEASRELADTTYQRNEQLFTSDAISELDLLRSKAELDLAEASVSQAKAAVESASLDLGYTQIYAHLGGRISRDLVTVGNLVGSGEPTLLATIVQMDPMDVYINIDERSLLKMINKYGASGGARGSKVAVQLELADGSLYPLTGTLDYVGNTVDAMTGTIEARVSFPNPEGTLIPGLFGKVLFAERSPDAIVIPEGCIQQDLAGSYVLVANAENVVEMRYIEKGPLVNEGRVVSKGLEPDERVIVNGIQRARPGAKVAPQNPANAQS; this is translated from the coding sequence ATGAACAAGACGCTGCCTTTGTGTTTGACCGTCTGTGCCGCGCTGGCCGTGTTGCTGACCGGTTGCGGCCGTGAGAATGAGTTTGTCGCCCCGCCGCCCCCGCCCGTGGAACTTGCGCTGCCCTATCAGGGGGAGGTGACCGTTTACACGCCGGTGGCCGGGCAGACCCGGGCCCGCGACACGGTGGAGATCCGCGCCCGCGTGAAGGGCTACCTGCAGACGGTGGACTTCGAGCCCGGCACGATGGTCGAGGAGGGGAAGCTCCTGTTCACGATCGAGCCGGAGCTTTACGAGGCCGCCCTCCAGTCCGCGCAGGGGCAGCTTGCCAGCGCTGAGGCCAGCCGGGAGTTGGCCGACACCACCTACCAGCGCAACGAGCAGCTTTTCACCTCGGACGCGATTTCCGAACTGGACCTGCTGCGCAGCAAGGCCGAACTGGACCTGGCCGAGGCCAGCGTCTCCCAGGCCAAGGCCGCGGTGGAGTCGGCTTCGCTCGACCTGGGGTACACGCAGATTTACGCCCATCTGGGGGGGCGCATTTCACGCGACCTCGTCACCGTTGGCAATCTCGTTGGCTCCGGTGAGCCGACCCTGCTGGCCACCATCGTGCAGATGGACCCGATGGACGTTTACATCAACATCGACGAGCGTTCGCTGCTCAAGATGATCAATAAGTACGGGGCCTCGGGCGGCGCGCGCGGGTCCAAGGTGGCCGTGCAACTGGAGCTGGCCGACGGCTCGCTCTACCCGCTCACCGGCACGCTCGACTACGTCGGCAACACGGTGGACGCGATGACTGGCACGATTGAGGCGCGGGTCAGCTTCCCCAACCCGGAGGGCACGCTCATCCCCGGCCTGTTCGGCAAGGTGCTCTTCGCCGAGCGCAGTCCGGACGCGATCGTCATCCCCGAGGGCTGCATCCAGCAGGACCTGGCCGGAAGCTACGTGCTGGTGGCCAATGCCGAAAATGTAGTGGAAATGCGCTACATCGAAAAAGGCCCGCTGGTGAACGAGGGCAGGGTAGTGAGCAAGGGGCTGGAGCCGGACGAGCGCGTCATCGTCAACGGCATCCAGCGTGCCCGCCCCGGTGCGAAGGTCGCCCCGCAGAACCCCGCCAACGCCCAGTCCTGA
- a CDS encoding secretin N-terminal domain-containing protein, with product MKIVRPLIFAALLSVPVAWAIDPAKDTIDPGGSIELPQDNTPVVDGDGNIVPPASDDSAPAQESNPAPASPENTPPPKPEPADAYSPDASGITVKNITETTPTLEVTVTPDGEAVQKHEEVPALELDFPSGGQATLEFPTDVKPGSDMEMGDDDTISVDFPDEEVRTIIRNVADLYDLNVVIPETLVGNTTIKLRNVTWRQVFEVVLQPLGYTYVEDRNIIKVKSMDELMQEPVDTRVFLINYALASQLQGSIKLLIDPAAGGSLQVDNRTNALIITERPSRMNDIQDIIERLDQPTPQVMIHSMFIETQASEELNLGVQWPSSTTFTLQGSGTDGAVNLAGVGTLPGNVIGNVNFGNNAVLSMSRMEATLNYLQKDTKSRVLNHPSLVTMDGEEAKIVVGEEIPIPEFVFNEETGRFSISGYEYRDTGSVLTVTPHVNSAGFIRLIVEPVLSKKGNNGISISTSATSATEIPSFDTKSTKTTVVLKDGYTLVIGGLREKANKVVEDKVPFLGDIPLLGRLFTNEYRDPADNGVTDLLIFITARTLNPDGTTYKEMVDPRQLNRMRITDSEIPDYRLPEAQSAQLDSVLNTRNEVDLQKESVSLKSEQQTLSSELKSTEKEESSSSSSRPRRLRRGP from the coding sequence ATGAAGATTGTTCGACCCCTTATATTTGCCGCGCTGCTGTCTGTCCCGGTCGCATGGGCCATTGATCCGGCCAAGGACACGATTGATCCCGGCGGCTCGATTGAGCTGCCCCAGGATAATACCCCGGTGGTGGACGGTGACGGTAATATCGTCCCGCCCGCCTCGGACGACTCCGCTCCGGCGCAGGAGAGTAACCCGGCCCCGGCTTCCCCGGAGAACACTCCGCCGCCCAAGCCCGAGCCTGCCGACGCCTACAGCCCCGACGCCTCGGGCATTACCGTGAAGAATATCACCGAAACCACGCCGACGCTGGAAGTGACAGTTACGCCGGACGGCGAGGCCGTCCAGAAGCACGAGGAAGTGCCCGCTCTTGAGCTGGACTTCCCCTCCGGCGGGCAGGCGACCCTTGAGTTCCCGACGGATGTGAAGCCCGGCTCCGACATGGAGATGGGCGACGACGACACGATCTCGGTCGATTTCCCGGACGAGGAAGTGCGCACCATCATCCGCAATGTGGCGGACCTCTACGACCTGAATGTGGTCATCCCCGAGACCCTCGTGGGCAACACGACAATCAAGCTTCGCAACGTGACCTGGCGTCAGGTTTTCGAGGTTGTGCTCCAGCCGCTGGGCTACACCTACGTGGAGGACCGCAACATTATCAAGGTCAAGAGCATGGACGAGCTCATGCAGGAGCCGGTCGATACGCGCGTCTTTCTCATCAACTACGCCCTGGCCTCGCAGTTGCAGGGGTCGATCAAGCTGCTGATTGACCCGGCGGCGGGCGGGTCGCTTCAAGTGGACAACCGCACCAATGCCCTCATCATCACCGAGCGTCCCTCGCGCATGAACGACATTCAGGACATTATCGAGCGTCTCGACCAGCCCACGCCGCAGGTCATGATTCACTCGATGTTCATCGAGACGCAGGCCAGCGAGGAACTGAACCTCGGGGTGCAGTGGCCGAGTTCGACCACCTTCACCCTTCAGGGCAGCGGCACGGACGGAGCGGTCAATCTGGCGGGTGTCGGCACGCTGCCGGGCAACGTCATCGGCAATGTCAACTTCGGCAATAACGCTGTGCTGAGCATGAGCCGGATGGAGGCGACCCTGAACTACCTCCAGAAGGATACCAAGTCGCGCGTGCTTAACCATCCGAGCCTCGTCACGATGGACGGTGAGGAAGCGAAGATCGTGGTCGGTGAGGAAATCCCGATTCCCGAGTTCGTCTTCAACGAGGAGACGGGCCGTTTTTCAATTTCCGGTTACGAGTACCGGGACACCGGTTCGGTCCTGACGGTGACTCCGCACGTCAACAGCGCCGGTTTCATCCGCCTGATCGTCGAGCCGGTCCTGAGCAAGAAAGGCAATAACGGGATCAGCATCTCAACCAGTGCGACCAGTGCGACGGAAATCCCCTCCTTCGATACAAAATCGACGAAAACCACCGTGGTGCTCAAGGACGGCTACACGCTCGTCATCGGCGGCTTGCGTGAAAAGGCCAACAAGGTTGTCGAGGACAAGGTGCCCTTCCTCGGGGACATCCCGCTGCTGGGGCGGCTCTTCACCAACGAGTACCGTGACCCGGCCGACAACGGCGTGACTGACCTGCTCATCTTCATCACGGCCCGGACGCTGAACCCCGACGGCACGACCTATAAGGAAATGGTCGATCCCCGCCAGCTTAACCGCATGCGGATCACGGACTCGGAAATCCCGGACTACCGTCTGCCCGAAGCTCAGAGCGCCCAGCTCGACAGTGTGCTGAACACGCGCAACGAGGTGGACCTGCAAAAGGAGTCCGTCAGCCTGAAAAGCGAGCAGCAGACCTTGTCTTCCGAGCTCAAGAGCACTGAAAAGGAGGAGTCTTCGTCCTCCAGTTCGCGTCCGCGCCGCCTGCGCCGCGGACCCTAA
- a CDS encoding S1C family serine protease, translating into MTPYLGGAADNGGAPLALQKRVIDIYRANERAVVKVFAAFDGKQPGGKTMLFIGTGFYISKEGHILTNTNITYGADRIWVERNGIAYAAELVGSDPLTNVSIIKVFALPADFQFLRLSDSPEVPPIGSFLVALTCELGQDPGPSLGLVSGWNTSYGERILPTIYLRSDIPSDGGEGGSPVFDINGSLVGMLIVSLPEVRSSFILPARAIQRIRDDILFSGKVTYAYFGFQTRQKSSLDSGPWVEVEGLVEGGPAALAGVKAGDRLLSMGDFAIMTDADLRVATFFQRPDEFVPVMIKRGDQEIELSVKPGAREAPPSAMPPVGVGTPEPPAAVVEPADEQSAAPSRGEGVSVAGASDSNATAADSAGEGGASESAQAVSESPADGSDKASAGSPVVPEDVPAS; encoded by the coding sequence TTGACCCCGTATCTGGGTGGAGCCGCCGATAACGGTGGCGCTCCGCTGGCTTTGCAAAAGCGGGTGATCGACATTTATCGCGCCAATGAGCGCGCGGTGGTCAAGGTATTTGCGGCTTTCGACGGCAAACAGCCGGGCGGCAAGACCATGCTCTTTATCGGGACGGGCTTCTACATCAGCAAGGAAGGCCATATCCTGACTAATACGAACATCACCTACGGGGCGGATCGTATCTGGGTCGAGCGCAACGGTATCGCCTACGCGGCCGAACTGGTCGGTAGTGACCCGCTGACCAATGTCTCGATCATCAAGGTTTTCGCGCTCCCGGCGGATTTCCAGTTCCTGCGGTTGAGCGACTCGCCCGAAGTCCCACCCATCGGCTCCTTCCTCGTCGCCCTGACCTGCGAGCTGGGGCAGGACCCCGGCCCTTCGCTGGGGCTGGTCTCGGGCTGGAACACCAGTTACGGAGAGCGTATCCTGCCGACGATTTACCTGCGCTCGGACATCCCTTCCGACGGAGGCGAGGGCGGTTCGCCGGTTTTTGATATCAACGGCTCGCTGGTCGGCATGCTGATCGTCTCCCTGCCGGAGGTGCGTTCCTCGTTTATCCTGCCCGCCCGGGCCATTCAGCGCATCCGTGACGACATTCTTTTCTCCGGGAAGGTGACGTATGCCTATTTCGGTTTCCAGACGCGCCAGAAGTCCAGTCTCGACAGCGGCCCGTGGGTCGAGGTCGAAGGATTGGTGGAGGGTGGTCCTGCCGCGCTCGCGGGAGTGAAGGCGGGCGACCGCTTGCTCTCGATGGGGGATTTTGCGATCATGACCGATGCGGACCTTCGGGTGGCGACGTTTTTCCAGCGTCCGGATGAATTTGTCCCGGTCATGATCAAACGTGGCGACCAGGAGATTGAGTTAAGCGTCAAGCCCGGCGCCCGCGAGGCTCCACCGTCGGCGATGCCGCCGGTGGGTGTCGGTACGCCCGAGCCGCCCGCTGCGGTGGTTGAGCCGGCTGATGAGCAGAGCGCTGCCCCTTCGAGGGGTGAAGGTGTTTCCGTTGCCGGGGCCTCTGACAGCAACGCGACGGCTGCGGACTCAGCAGGGGAGGGAGGCGCATCCGAGTCGGCGCAGGCCGTTTCTGAGTCTCCCGCCGATGGCAGCGATAAGGCGTCTGCCGGTTCGCCAGTTGTTCCCGAGGACGTTCCAGCCTCCTGA
- a CDS encoding sigma-70 family RNA polymerase sigma factor has protein sequence MTGALAASSASHAAEADTDMALVRQVQAGEVSAYDKLVVKYRERLYSVVYNLTGNREDANDLAQEAFIKAFRSINLFRGKSSFFTWLYRIAVNNTLTHLKRNRMRRFLSLEKVDEEVHSSDILEKLTARTRSDKPTLMRELQEKLNEALQKLSLKHRTVVVLFEIEGLSHQEIAEITKTSEGTVRSRLHYAKQQLQASLKEYLEQ, from the coding sequence ATGACCGGAGCCCTGGCGGCCTCGTCTGCATCCCATGCGGCCGAGGCGGATACCGATATGGCGCTGGTCCGGCAGGTGCAGGCAGGCGAGGTCTCGGCCTACGACAAGCTGGTGGTAAAATACCGGGAGCGTTTGTACTCAGTGGTTTACAACCTTACCGGCAACCGCGAGGACGCCAACGATCTGGCGCAGGAGGCGTTCATCAAGGCCTTCCGCTCGATTAACTTGTTTCGGGGCAAATCCTCATTTTTTACCTGGCTGTACCGGATCGCGGTGAATAACACCCTGACCCACCTTAAGCGCAACCGCATGCGCCGCTTCCTCAGTCTGGAAAAGGTGGACGAAGAGGTGCACAGCTCCGACATCCTGGAAAAACTGACCGCACGCACCCGCTCGGACAAGCCGACACTGATGCGCGAGTTACAGGAAAAATTGAACGAAGCGCTCCAGAAATTGTCTCTTAAACATAGGACTGTTGTTGTGCTGTTCGAAATTGAGGGTTTGAGCCATCAGGAAATCGCCGAGATCACCAAGACCTCGGAGGGTACTGTGCGTTCGCGCCTTCATTACGCCAAGCAGCAGCTTCAGGCCAGTTTGAAGGAGTATTTGGAACAATAG
- a CDS encoding polyprenyl synthetase family protein, whose amino-acid sequence MLTAQNKSQPRPPAFDDIVKPVVPHMQALGDFLDNQVEQFETDIRDLVRYSLQNQGKRLRPLLVFFGGWREGEVNPDLVRAAAVVELVHLATLIHDDILDDATLRHNSDTVSARYGSTAAVLVGDALFSQALVLAAEFPTVDVCRAVSLSTRRVCAGEIRQTFERGNAAFSLEEYFRVIDLKTAELFSVSSRLGASLAGYDEAFSEAAGKFSRHLGVAYQIFDDLADYLGDEEKIGKTLGTDLASGKFTLPMLVLFQRLPRGEQKLFLQRVRRGELNPSQLAGVMKDYAVIAEVSSSFERELAKADDVLAPFANLEPVPRLLNLSKFVLSQFERLAVSS is encoded by the coding sequence ATGCTGACCGCACAAAACAAAAGCCAGCCGCGACCCCCGGCTTTCGATGACATCGTGAAGCCGGTGGTGCCGCATATGCAGGCGCTGGGAGACTTTCTGGACAACCAGGTGGAGCAGTTCGAGACGGACATCCGCGATCTGGTGCGCTACAGCCTGCAAAATCAGGGCAAGCGCCTGCGCCCCCTGCTGGTTTTCTTCGGCGGCTGGCGCGAGGGGGAGGTCAACCCCGATCTGGTGCGGGCTGCCGCCGTGGTCGAGCTGGTCCATCTGGCCACGCTCATCCACGACGACATCCTCGACGACGCCACCCTGCGGCATAATTCCGACACGGTCAGCGCACGCTACGGCTCGACTGCGGCTGTGCTGGTGGGCGACGCGCTCTTTTCCCAGGCCCTCGTGCTGGCGGCGGAGTTTCCGACCGTCGATGTTTGCCGGGCCGTTTCGCTCTCGACCCGCCGCGTCTGCGCCGGAGAGATTCGCCAGACCTTCGAGCGGGGCAATGCCGCTTTTTCGCTGGAGGAGTACTTCCGCGTCATCGACCTGAAGACGGCGGAGCTGTTTTCCGTCTCGTCGCGCCTGGGGGCTTCGCTCGCCGGGTATGACGAGGCTTTCTCCGAGGCCGCCGGGAAGTTCAGCCGCCACCTGGGGGTGGCTTACCAGATTTTCGACGACTTGGCCGACTACCTCGGCGACGAGGAAAAAATCGGCAAAACCCTCGGCACGGACCTGGCCAGCGGGAAGTTCACCCTGCCGATGCTGGTGCTCTTTCAGCGCCTGCCGCGTGGTGAGCAGAAGCTCTTTCTCCAGCGTGTGCGCCGGGGCGAGTTGAACCCCTCGCAGCTTGCCGGGGTGATGAAAGACTACGCCGTCATCGCGGAAGTTAGCTCCAGCTTCGAGCGCGAGCTGGCCAAGGCCGACGACGTGCTGGCCCCCTTCGCAAACCTCGAGCCGGTGCCCCGTCTGCTCAACCTGAGCAAGTTCGTGCTCAGCCAGTTCGAGCGCCTCGCGGTCAGCTCCTAG
- a CDS encoding CPBP family intramembrane glutamic endopeptidase, translating into MNETDAPAPDSTPVTGTQPAATEQAPATTDTTAPAAADAVETTATTQPAEPLPAGDNKSEMQNDPLMIVIMFAASIYLAKLWFDDFKANKRGEPNPKAFPGATACSALCVIVAVVGALILLAAETFGEIALGISAQQSDITWLALLSITAAAFFEELIFRGYLVVTKKGTAALIGSIFIFSFLFAALHPFLWDLDMPEGVPGWQFWQGTLTFDWGVKGWFSTALVFANSLWFYTVRFYGLNKTRSLIPCVAAHLASNVGVFVIKLAQGHVVGLY; encoded by the coding sequence ATGAACGAAACCGACGCTCCCGCCCCCGACTCCACCCCTGTGACCGGCACCCAGCCCGCCGCGACCGAACAGGCTCCGGCCACCACGGACACGACCGCCCCCGCTGCCGCCGACGCCGTGGAAACGACCGCCACGACCCAGCCCGCCGAACCGCTTCCCGCCGGGGACAACAAGAGCGAGATGCAGAACGACCCTCTCATGATCGTGATCATGTTCGCGGCCAGTATTTACCTGGCCAAGCTCTGGTTCGACGACTTCAAGGCCAACAAACGCGGCGAGCCCAACCCGAAAGCCTTCCCCGGCGCAACCGCCTGCTCCGCCCTGTGCGTGATCGTGGCCGTGGTCGGGGCGCTCATCCTGCTCGCGGCCGAGACCTTCGGGGAGATCGCCCTGGGCATCTCCGCCCAGCAGAGCGACATCACCTGGCTAGCCCTGCTCTCGATCACCGCCGCCGCCTTTTTCGAGGAACTGATTTTCCGGGGTTACCTCGTGGTGACAAAAAAAGGCACCGCCGCCCTCATCGGCAGCATTTTTATCTTTTCGTTCCTCTTCGCGGCGCTGCACCCCTTTCTCTGGGATCTCGACATGCCCGAAGGCGTCCCCGGCTGGCAGTTCTGGCAGGGCACCCTGACCTTTGACTGGGGCGTGAAGGGCTGGTTCAGCACCGCACTGGTCTTCGCCAATTCCCTGTGGTTCTACACCGTGCGCTTCTACGGCCTCAACAAGACCCGCTCCCTCATCCCCTGCGTCGCCGCCCACCTCGCCAGCAACGTCGGCGTGTTTGTCATAAAACTTGCCCAGGGGCACGTGGTGGGATTGTATTAA
- a CDS encoding MotA/TolQ/ExbB proton channel family protein, protein MTPSAPPPLQHTCLQRPARRQPGHLLAFTGAWLQLGALLGVGATIYGMVRAFKQIAAESQVDPQVLADNISASLTSTMIGLPFALVGLILMAIALFGMKYRATWFFWFLTIYGVLLLPGFPLGTLLGIGLLIFLIVKKDEFLAPASSAATN, encoded by the coding sequence GTGACGCCATCCGCCCCGCCACCGCTCCAGCACACCTGCCTCCAACGCCCCGCACGACGCCAACCGGGGCACCTGTTGGCTTTTACCGGAGCCTGGCTCCAGTTGGGAGCATTGCTCGGAGTCGGAGCAACTATTTACGGGATGGTTCGAGCGTTTAAACAGATAGCAGCCGAGAGCCAAGTCGACCCGCAAGTCCTTGCTGACAACATCAGCGCCTCGCTGACCAGTACGATGATCGGACTTCCTTTCGCTCTCGTCGGACTCATTCTCATGGCCATCGCTCTGTTCGGGATGAAATACCGGGCGACGTGGTTTTTCTGGTTCCTCACTATCTACGGTGTCCTCCTGTTGCCCGGTTTCCCACTCGGCACCCTCTTGGGAATCGGGTTGTTGATTTTCCTCATCGTAAAAAAGGACGAATTCCTCGCGCCCGCCTCCTCGGCAGCTACCAATTAG
- a CDS encoding thioredoxin domain-containing protein, which yields MPETDLSRNRLDGENSLYLRQHAGNPVHWQPWGPEAFEEARRRDVPVIVSVGYSSCHWCHVMERESFEDPYIADLMNRHFVCIKVDREERPDVDQIYMEAVQMINQHGGWPLNAFCLPDGRPFFGGTYFPPEDRGQGIVPWPQLIMRIADYFKKNRDELEENAGNIVKNLAAANVPMGADGTSLANEALVTAAEAICGQHDDEWGGFGDAPKFPPSMTLDFLLAMRATQAVSDQPELASQLDDVIRKSLAGMARGGIFDQIGGGFCRYSTDRHWIIPHFEKMLYDNGLLLDIFSKGWQRYRQPLYADVVTETIGWLEREMLAPEGAFYASLDADSEGVEGKYYVWTPDEIEAVLGKDEAAVFCDAYLITPKGNFEQSGASNPCFAGGETELRTRLAPAREKLLAVRQQRVAPTRDPKILLAWNALAIRGLATAAVAFGKKEWFARARDAADFLWEKMRTPEGRLYSVYYPQAGPRVNATLEDYAYFMEALLALGAWADWHEPGTSRRTLDRAAALMETVFKHFRDPGQAGFFFSPDDGEELVARKKTWFDNAIPSANSSLLHALSALHMLNGTGEYAAEMNDMRQAYPGLVARAPAAVAHALSAYAQSASGLAVIKVKGTDDLEPLRAALAERPWRRVFVQLSDDPAQPEGYQLCVGTTCSAPTADPAEVAQYL from the coding sequence ATGCCCGAGACCGACCTTTCCCGCAACCGCCTTGACGGCGAGAACAGCCTGTACCTGCGCCAGCACGCGGGGAACCCCGTCCACTGGCAGCCCTGGGGGCCGGAAGCCTTCGAGGAGGCGCGGCGGCGGGATGTGCCCGTCATCGTGTCGGTCGGGTACAGTTCGTGCCACTGGTGCCACGTGATGGAGCGCGAGAGCTTCGAGGACCCGTACATCGCCGACCTCATGAACCGGCACTTCGTCTGCATCAAGGTGGACCGCGAGGAGCGGCCAGACGTGGACCAGATCTACATGGAGGCCGTGCAGATGATCAACCAGCACGGCGGCTGGCCCCTGAACGCCTTTTGCCTGCCGGACGGGCGGCCCTTTTTCGGGGGGACGTACTTCCCGCCCGAGGATCGCGGGCAGGGCATTGTGCCGTGGCCGCAGCTCATCATGCGCATTGCCGACTATTTTAAGAAAAACCGCGACGAACTGGAGGAGAACGCCGGGAACATCGTCAAAAACCTCGCCGCCGCCAACGTCCCGATGGGCGCGGACGGCACCTCCCTGGCCAACGAGGCGCTCGTCACCGCCGCCGAGGCCATTTGCGGGCAGCACGACGACGAATGGGGCGGCTTCGGCGACGCCCCGAAGTTCCCGCCCTCGATGACGCTCGACTTCCTGCTGGCCATGCGCGCCACCCAGGCCGTTTCCGACCAGCCCGAACTGGCTTCCCAACTCGACGACGTGATCCGTAAATCTCTCGCCGGGATGGCCCGCGGGGGCATTTTCGACCAGATCGGGGGCGGCTTCTGCCGCTACAGCACCGACCGGCACTGGATCATCCCGCACTTCGAGAAGATGCTCTACGACAACGGCCTGTTGCTGGACATCTTCTCCAAAGGCTGGCAGCGCTACCGCCAACCGCTTTACGCCGACGTGGTGACCGAAACCATTGGCTGGCTGGAGCGCGAAATGCTCGCGCCCGAGGGGGCGTTTTACGCCTCGCTCGACGCCGATTCCGAGGGCGTCGAGGGCAAATACTACGTGTGGACCCCGGACGAGATCGAGGCCGTGCTGGGCAAGGACGAAGCCGCTGTCTTCTGCGACGCCTACCTCATCACCCCGAAGGGCAATTTCGAGCAATCCGGCGCGTCCAATCCGTGCTTCGCCGGGGGCGAAACCGAACTGCGCACCCGCCTCGCCCCAGCCCGCGAAAAACTCCTCGCCGTGCGCCAGCAGCGCGTCGCCCCGACCCGCGACCCGAAGATCCTTCTGGCCTGGAACGCGCTGGCCATACGCGGCCTCGCTACCGCCGCTGTCGCCTTTGGCAAAAAGGAGTGGTTCGCCCGCGCCCGTGACGCCGCCGACTTTTTGTGGGAAAAAATGCGTACGCCCGAAGGTCGCCTGTACTCGGTTTACTACCCGCAGGCCGGGCCGCGCGTGAACGCCACGCTGGAGGACTACGCCTACTTCATGGAGGCCCTGCTCGCCCTGGGCGCGTGGGCTGACTGGCACGAGCCGGGCACCTCCCGCCGCACCCTCGACCGCGCCGCCGCGCTCATGGAAACCGTGTTCAAGCACTTCCGCGACCCCGGCCAGGCAGGCTTCTTTTTCAGCCCGGACGACGGGGAGGAACTCGTCGCCCGCAAGAAGACGTGGTTCGACAACGCCATCCCCTCGGCCAATTCCAGCCTGCTGCACGCGCTCAGCGCCCTGCACATGCTCAACGGCACCGGCGAGTACGCCGCCGAAATGAACGACATGCGCCAGGCCTACCCGGGGCTGGTCGCCCGCGCCCCTGCCGCCGTCGCCCACGCCCTCTCGGCCTACGCCCAGTCCGCCTCCGGGCTGGCCGTGATCAAGGTCAAGGGCACGGACGACCTGGAGCCGCTCCGCGCCGCCCTCGCCGAACGCCCGTGGCGACGCGTCTTTGTCCAGCTCAGCGACGACCCGGCCCAGCCCGAGGGCTACCAACTGTGCGTCGGCACGACCTGCTCCGCCCCCACCGCCGACCCGGCGGAAGTGGCCCAGTATCTGTAG
- a CDS encoding sulfite exporter TauE/SafE family protein — protein sequence MSPEWIIAYLALGAVVGVMAGMLGIGGGGIIVPILTTIFAAQGIPDEQIVHLSLGTAMATIVITATSSIRAHHRHGAVLWPVVWKMAPGVLVGTFCATYLASHLSSRALGIFFACFMGYVALGMFRNLKPKPQRQLPAPPVCALVGAVIGGISALAAIGGGALTTTFLMWCNTHVRQAIATSAAVGLPIAVAGTLGYIVNGLGTEGLPIHSAGFVYLPAVVLIATTSFFTAPIGAKLTHTLPGGVVKKTFAVLLIGLSVKMLFTVFGT from the coding sequence ATGTCGCCGGAGTGGATCATCGCCTATCTCGCGCTGGGGGCCGTTGTCGGCGTCATGGCGGGAATGCTTGGCATCGGCGGGGGCGGCATCATCGTGCCGATCCTGACCACGATCTTCGCCGCCCAGGGCATCCCCGACGAGCAGATCGTCCACCTCTCGCTGGGAACAGCTATGGCCACCATCGTCATCACAGCCACCTCCAGCATTCGCGCCCACCACCGGCACGGCGCGGTGCTCTGGCCCGTGGTCTGGAAAATGGCCCCCGGCGTGCTCGTGGGCACCTTTTGCGCGACCTATCTGGCCTCGCACCTCTCCAGCCGGGCGCTGGGCATCTTTTTCGCCTGCTTCATGGGCTATGTCGCGCTGGGGATGTTCCGCAACCTCAAGCCCAAGCCCCAACGCCAGCTCCCCGCGCCCCCGGTCTGCGCGCTGGTCGGGGCGGTCATCGGCGGAATCTCCGCCCTCGCGGCCATCGGCGGCGGGGCCTTGACCACGACCTTCCTCATGTGGTGCAACACTCATGTGCGTCAGGCCATCGCCACCAGCGCCGCCGTCGGGCTGCCCATCGCCGTGGCCGGGACGCTCGGCTACATCGTCAACGGCCTCGGCACCGAGGGGCTCCCCATCCATTCCGCCGGATTCGTTTATCTGCCCGCCGTTGTGCTGATCGCGACGACGAGCTTTTTCACCGCGCCCATCGGGGCCAAGTTGACCCACACCCTGCCCGGTGGCGTGGTCAAAAAGACTTTCGCCGTGCTGCTGATCGGCCTGAGCGTGAAAATGCTCTTCACCGTATTCGGGACGTAG